The DNA window TCCTCGTGCTCCAGTGCGAAGTGGATAGCGGCGGTCTCGTCGTCGAGGCTGATCCACGGCATGTACTGCCTGCCGTCGCCGAGCCGTCCGCCGAGGGCGAGCGAGAACAACGGCTTGAGCGGGCCGAGCAGCCCGCCCTTGCCGGACAGCACGAGCCCGGTGCGCAGGTTCACCACCCGCGCGCCGCCGGTTTTCGCGGGGATGGTCGCGGCTTCCCACGCCTGGCACATCTCGGCGAGGAAACCGCGGCCCGGTGCGGCGGTTTCGTCCACAGGGGACGGTCCGGCGTCGCCGTAGTACCCGACCGCGGACGCGTTGACGAGGACGCCGATGCCCCGTTCCGCCACGGCTTCGGCGAGCACCTCGGTCGGTTCGACGCGGCTGTCGAGCAGGACCTGCTTGCGCGCCCCGCTCCAGCGTCCCGGCAACAGCGGCGCGCCGCACAGGTTCACCACCGCGTCGACGCCGTCGAGCGCGCCGTCGCCGATGGTGCCCGCAGGCGGGTTCCACCGGTGCTCGTCGGCGTTTTTCGCCTGTCCGCGCACAAGCCTGCGCACCTCGTGCCCCGCCTCGCGCAGCCGTCCCAGTAGGGCCGTGCCGATCAGTCCGCTGGAGCCTGCCACGAGAACGCGCATGCGTCGATCGTCGCGCAGTGCGTTTCCGCGCGCACGGCAGGGTCGGGCACGGGTGAGCCAGGAAACGCCGAAGTCCTCCGCCGCGGGAGTACCGCGGGGGAGGCCTTCGGCGTCGGAAGGGTTACAGACCCAGCTCGTCCTCGAAGTTGCCCTCTTCGAGGCGCTGCTTGATCGTGGTGAGGAAGCGGCCCGCGTCCGCACCGTCGATCAGGCGGTGGTCGTAGGTCAGCGGCAGGAACGCCATCGACCGCACGGCGATGGTGTCGTTGCCCTCGGCGTCCGCGATCACCACGGGACGCTTCACGACCGCGCCGGTGCCGAGCATGCCGGACT is part of the Amycolatopsis sp. CA-230715 genome and encodes:
- a CDS encoding TIGR01777 family oxidoreductase, yielding MRVLVAGSSGLIGTALLGRLREAGHEVRRLVRGQAKNADEHRWNPPAGTIGDGALDGVDAVVNLCGAPLLPGRWSGARKQVLLDSRVEPTEVLAEAVAERGIGVLVNASAVGYYGDAGPSPVDETAAPGRGFLAEMCQAWEAATIPAKTGGARVVNLRTGLVLSGKGGLLGPLKPLFSLALGGRLGDGRQYMPWISLDDETAAIHFALEHEELSGPANLTGPAPVTNAEFTRALGRAVHRPAPWWVPGIALKTVLGQAGEEMALYGQHAVPAALERAGFAHAHRDLGSALRAVL